The nucleotide window AAGAGCAAACATAAAGAAAGAATAATGTCAAAAATAATATTAATCGGCGCAAATCATAAAACCGCACCCGTAGAACTCAGGGAAAAACTATCGTTTTCTGATGAAGAGACTATTGCCGCACTTGAATTTTTAAAGCAGGACAAGGACATAAAAGAAGGGCTTGTGTTTTCTACCTGTAACCGGACGGAAGTGGTTTATATTCCGGAAACCGGAGAACAGGTGGATAAAATTATCAAGCTTATTGCACAACTTAAACAAATTGATATATCAGAGTTTAAAAGCGCTTTATATGTTTATCGGGAAGATGATGCCATCCGGCATTTGTTCAGGGTTGCATCAAGTCTGGATTCAATGGTGGTGGGGGAACCGCAGATTTTAGGCCAGATAAAGCAGGCGTATAGGGTCGCTGTTGAAAATAATGCTTCCAGCGTGCTGCTGAACCGTTTGATGCACAAATCTTTCAGTATTGCAAAAAAAGTCAGGAAAGAGACAGGAATCGGTGATAATGCGGTTTCCATAAGTTATGCAGCCATTGAACTTGCCAATAAGATTTTTTCGGATTTATCCCAAAAGAGTGTTATGCTGCTGGGTGCCGGTGAAATGGCAGAGCTGGCTGTGGAACATTTGATATCCCATAAAGTCAAGCAGATTCTGGTGGCCAACCGTACCTTTAAAAATGCCGTTGACCTTGCAGGCAAATTCAATGGGCAGGCTGTCCAGTTTGAAGAAAGGGTGGATGCGTTAAAAGATGTTGATATTATTATCAGTTCAACCGGTGCAACAGATTATGTAATGACCCGGGATCAGGTTAAGCCGGTTATGAAAAAAAGACATCATCAGACCCTTTTTTTCATTGATATTGCCGTTCCAAGGGATATTGATCCAGACATTAACACAATTTCCAATGCCTATGTCTATGACATTGATGATTTGAAGAATATTG belongs to Desulfobacula toluolica Tol2 and includes:
- the hemA gene encoding glutamyl-tRNA reductase; the protein is MSKIILIGANHKTAPVELREKLSFSDEETIAALEFLKQDKDIKEGLVFSTCNRTEVVYIPETGEQVDKIIKLIAQLKQIDISEFKSALYVYREDDAIRHLFRVASSLDSMVVGEPQILGQIKQAYRVAVENNASSVLLNRLMHKSFSIAKKVRKETGIGDNAVSISYAAIELANKIFSDLSQKSVMLLGAGEMAELAVEHLISHKVKQILVANRTFKNAVDLAGKFNGQAVQFEERVDALKDVDIIISSTGATDYVMTRDQVKPVMKKRHHQTLFFIDIAVPRDIDPDINTISNAYVYDIDDLKNIVESNIEQRGKETVKAERYVEEAVVKFRQWLEGLSIVPTIKALNDKMSSIVDVECKKTLSHLRHLSQEDIKAIKRMTRAIASRTIHDPIVFLRNTGDHRDDSLYLNTTRQLFNLDIPGEE